AGAGGCCTATGAATGATTATTGACTTTTCTCAATCATTCCTGAAACAAGATCAAACAACCCTGAATATTTTTGCCGAAGCAGTCAAAGTGACAAgcatctttaaaataattactgCATTATTATGATGCATCTCATCCACTGTACATACAACATAATGATTCCTGCAAAGTCTATGTTCTTTGTGGAGCAAAGTGGAGGCCAAATCCTGTAGTCTTGGCCTCACTGGAATCACTATACAGCCTGGGTCATGCAAAGAACCAGAGCCTGACATACAGACCAGCCATAGCAACTCCATCTCCCTGAAAGAACGCCACTGAAAAAGCTGTGGGAGATGTCATGCAGAAGAcaatgtaaatgaaaaaatttAGCCTATATTCTTCTGCTGTGAATCTGGTGTGAATATAACAAAGATTACTAGAAGCTACTTGTAACAAAAAGGTTAATAAACGTTTGGCAGGATAAAAATACAGACTCTAAAATCAGACTAAAAATTTGGCAAGCAGACCAGTTTGGGAGATTGTCGAAGGAaggggaccaggacaccagatggttcatcacaggtccggtttattgaagaaagcatcaaacacttatacagcaaataataagcttatgaatattctgtaagccaagcaatctattggttaaactataccattaactcttcctcattccttagggCCTACGTTCTCTACTTCTCACGTCTCGCTGTCTATTTCTTTATCATACTCCgctaggcccaaggacatgTTATCTTTGCAGGTGCAAGATTTAGAATTAGCTACGgctttgtacttttccagtctctagtcagctaaaATCCCAACAGGAGATGTTCATGTGTCTAGTACACATGTGTCTGAAGAGCACCTTGGGTCTTTTGGAACAGACATTTTGTTATTGTGAGGCCCACTTCTTGGCAGTGTAATCTAATGAATTAGCAATCTAATGAATTTGCAGTGTAATCTAATAAATCTGCAATCCGATGTGTGGGCAGACAGCAAGTTACCAGAAGAGGGTGTAGCAGGAATAAACTGAAGCACAAACATCCATCTGCTTGCCAGTGTCGCCTGACGTGCACTTGTTCCTTGGTGGATGAAGGGTGAGTACCCAATGTTTCCTCTGGTAAATCAGAAGACAGACATTTCTAAAAGGACAGTGACAGGCAGCTACCTGGCTCAATGCCCTGTTTGTGGGAAATTGTCTCTGCCTGAATTCTGCTGAGACCAGATGTatgcagggagggagggcacaGTTAGAGATTTTACAGTGATTTATTACGATGCACATGGTGAGACCAGAGAGACCAAGGTATCTATCTGGTTGccagatttgtttttcttacttGCTAGATGGGGTGAGAAGGGGAAGAGAGTCTTGAGGCTAACCCACAttttcagcaaataaaaatcCTATAGTGGTGACATTAGCACAGTGGAAAAGAAATGTAACCTCCAAAATTTTCCATGTTCTGTTACACTTTGCTGAACTTAGGGGCAGCATGTGTGGCAGCCGGAGCCCAAGTGAACTTAGACTCACCTTTCAGTTAAAATGCTCTGGAAGTGCCTTTTTTCTGCACTCAGATTGAATTAGAATGGCTTTAAACCTACTGAACACAgactcttttctcttttgaaaacaTAAGATTTCTAATCAAAATACAGAATACAGATGCAAAAGTACACAGAAAGAAGGAAACTGAGATTGATGTATCTTTGGTTTagggaggaaaaataatataattcaATAAGACTAGCTTAAGCCCCCTAATTACAGCGTTTTTAGCACAACAGATAGGGAGTATGAGATCTACACTAAGATAGTGCTAGTTGGTACAGATCAAAAGAGCTTGTGTTCATGCCAGCTAGATTAAATTACAGGATGTGGTGAAGTACTGGGTTACTTTACACACAAAGGCTTATTTACtgaatgtatatatatatatatatatatattagctTCAATACATTTCTATATGgaaactgtaaaaataaattgaaagcAATCTATCATGTGTAGAATATTTGTTCTGATACTATTCTAAGATTGCATTTCTTCCAATTAGTAtgtaaaactgtaatttttttacaCTATCTCTCTTTTACTAAGATTGGAAGCAAATTGTATTAGAAAttgaggtttatttttaaatgcattagAATTCCACCTGTCTCACTTGTTAGCTTTTGTGCCTAAATCCAATATAATCATGTATTTTATACTCTCTTTTAGCAGAAAGCCTAAGACAACTTTAGGAGTAAATTAAACTTAGGGCCCAAATTGTAGTTGtcattttaaagtgttttttaatatttatttaatatttaatatttatatgcaCATGCCCCCTGAAGAAGCAGGATAGAAGTCTTTGGCCTAATCCAGTGTGGCTGCTGCTATGTTCCTTATGCACTCTGCAACAGCAGGAtgtgggaggaagggaaaacacTGCTGGATATAAAGATGCCACAAGCCTGTGCTATCACAGTCTTCTGCAAGGCAGGAGTGACTGTCCCTCACATCTGCTGAACAGGCCACAAAGTCCTGCCTGGTTGAGCTGCGCTAGAAAGAAACAAGGAGAGTGTCTGTCATCTCTGCAGGAAGACTGATGACCTAAAAATGAAAGGTTTAGCATGGGAGGCAACTGAACTGGTTTCATTAGCTGCATCTACCTGAATTTTGCCAGTGGTGAGTTTTACTGTAAGTAGACACTCCAAAAGCAACTGGGACTTAGGGAGTTAACCAGAAATTTACTTGAAGGAAAGGGTAGTTTCAGCTGCAAGGCTGTAACAGTCAATCTAATAGGGAGCAACTGCTACAATGTAATCTGGTGAACAGGCTGAGCTACTATTTCTGATCCACTGTCACATGAAAAGGTCCCATCATGTCTCAATTGCTGTGCAGTTCTGTGGGTTTTTACTGCTCTTCTGCAACCCACACGTCCTCTCACTTCAGAATGTTTTCAATGTTTCATAACCTTAAAATTACAAGCAACCTAGGAGAGCTTGCTTGTGCTTATTTATGCTGCTGATGGACTTTTCATAGTGATGAAAAATATTCAGCTTCACTGTCATTCTGAAGAACCATATAATCATACCACTGTTTAGAAAGGAATCCTTAGGAAAGGCCATCAAGTTAACCCAGGACTGCgaagtccaccactaaaccatgtttttaagtgccacatctacatggtCCTTTTAAATACCACTAGGGATGGTGACTtcaccatttccctgggcaggcTTTTCCAAAGCTTGATTACCATGTCTTCACCACAGCAAAGAAAGTTTTCCAAATATCCACTCTGAATCTTTCCTGGCACAAGTTGAGGCCATTTCCTTATCCTGTTGCTTGTTACCGAGAATATCCAAACCCTCATCTGGCTACAATCTCCTTTCagagcaataaggtctcccttgggccttcttttctccagagctggggctagacaaccccagctccttcagctgcttcttGTAAGACTTGTGGTCTTCTACTCAGGACTGAGGCAAACAAGGCAATAAGTACCTCAGCCTTTACTTTCATCCTTTGTCACTGTGTTTCCTCTGGCATCCAATAAAGGATGGAGATTCTCCTTAGCCCTCCATTTGTTGCTAATTTATTtaagaaggatttttttattgtgtgGTAGTTGACAGGTAAAGTTACATTTGGGCTTTGGCCCTTCTAATTTTCTCCCACCATAAAACTTCGTGACATTCTTGTCCTCCTGAGTTTCCTGCCCCTTCTTCCACAGGTcataaactctttttttcccaaggtcTAGCCAACACTCTTTGTTGAGCTGCACACTTCAGGAACCTTCTCAACTATTTTCTCTCTGCTATATTTCTAGAAGACATCTGTTAAGTTGAAGTCCCCCACAAGAACAAGGACTAGCAATTGTGAAATGCTCAGCTGCGTAGAGTCTTTCATCTGCCTCTTCACCCTGAATGGATGATCTCTAATAGATTTCCACCAAGTTATCTGACTTGTTGGCCTACCCCCCTGTTTTTCACCTATAAAGGCTCAACCTTTCTGTCACCATCATTAGGCTCTAGAAAATCAAAACACTCCTTAACATACATAGCTACTCCAGAAGGAAGTCAGGGTGTGAAGCAGAGAGTGTCAGCCTTGGATGGCCGCCTGCACATTGAGAAGAGTGGAAAGAGACATTGTTCTGGGAAGGGAACCTCAATCCATACATTCTGCACAGGCTATTTTTACTGCTAGGCATAACAGAAGAGGGAACTTACATGTGTCCTTACATGGTTTTGCacctcagctccctctgcaaATCCCCAGACATGGAGATGGTGACAGAAGATTTAACTAAGATCACGGAGGCAGGGGAGTACAGGCAGGAGAAGGGGAGATCTcttggaaagagagaaaattactCTTTGAAGAGAAATCTGTCCCAGAGGTTGTAGTTGTACTAAGCTAAACATCAGTGGGCTCACTCTTTGGCTCAGAGACTGACTGATTGATAAAATGTGGGCCCATACTGTGAAATTGAGCTAGTCTCCAAAGCAGGGCTGCCACACACATATTGCCTATTagaagcagctcctgctcatgCTATAGTCCTGAATCATACCAACAAAGTACTGGGCCAGTTGGCCCAGATCAACCATGTAAGAATGTAATACTGAAGAATACTATTGGGAAGAGATGCCCTGCTGTGATCACCTTTCCTGCAGGATCCTGCAAGAATTTCGTGACAATTGTCTTTTTGGTggctgaggaggaaagagaCCAGAATGTGGGGCAGCTACTCAGTGCCCTTGAGACTCTGGATACTCTTGCAGCCATCAGGAAACATTAATCCAGTGTCCTCTGTGGGTCAATGTTGTGTAACTCCCATGGCAAGCTGTGCTGTGGAAATCAGGTGCTCCCAAAAAGGCCAGAAGGAATGGAAACATGTCACAGCCAAGGCTAGAACTGGTCACCATCACCAAGTCGCCGCATAGCTCTGGCCCAGATCCACAGAAATCCCATCTGGTCTTTCCTCTGGGCTGaacctgcactgccagaggcagTCCCACAGCCATGCTTGGTGCTGCACTCCAAGTGCAGCTCTTGGCTCCTGCCTGAGTAAACAGCTGCCCTTGCCCAATGTACTGGGATTTGAGTTTGGTACTACACAATATTTGGCATGTATAAAGGCTTTAAATACATGCTAGATCTACAGACTGTGGTCTGAACATTTTTGAGGAGTGGGCAGTTCTGTTTAAAGTGAATGCTACTGAAAATTCTACAGTAACAGCATCACGAGCAAGAAAATGCAGGATTAATAATGGGGTAAAAAAAGCAGTAAATCAGTgtattttcctgctgctttgtcAATACCAACTTTAGACAACCTCATTACAGAGTTGAAAATGCAGGCCACAAGCCTCTTACAGATCAGTCAGCTTAACCAAAAATCCCTCTCTGCTATCAGATCTATTTGAAAGCAATAATTTGGAGAAGATGAATCTAACTGTATGGACAAGCTGTGTCTGCTGTCTCTGAAGGAATCACTGAAGAGCATGTCTTTCtttcttactttctttttctgtgcaaTTTCCAATCTTCCTTCTTTGTACCAATTCCATGATGTCCCTAAAAGAATGAGTGGCTGTGAAAAGATGAGAGCTACAGCATTGTAGCTTCCCATACAGGGTTACAACTTGCCTTACATTGCTTAAAATTTGGTCCAAGTCATGCCTCAACTGTAaattacctttattttttttgtgatgaaAACTATATATTGTATGCAAATACTGACTCCATGCATGGAAACCTTGGAGGGCTGTAATCTCCAAGGACCTGTATAAATTGTGAAATTCAAAAGAACTATACTGGTGTGAAACAGAAGACCCAAACCTGATTGATGAGGATTTGGGCAGCATCTcattaaaaacccacaaagcaCAAACCCAAAAGTGTGTAATATGTCCCTGTACATGGGCTGCAGTCATGCCTGTAAACAGATTTTTTCTTCCATGAGCACACAGGGGTGGTTTGCACAGGAAACAAGCGAGAGCTGCCAGGCAGATACACTTGGTAAATGCAGTCACTCCAAATTTGGGAGCACATTCCATTTCTTGGCCTTGGGCGAGGCAGGGGTTTTCCAGAGCACTCCTCGGAGCTGCGTCAGAGAGCATTTGGTCTGGGCATGACATCTCAGATGCATTATGATTTTATTTAGAACACActtcagctctgcaggctgcagaggcaAGGTGCCACACTTCAGCAAGAAGGGGAAGGACTATAAATagagcaggctgggctgccaCAGGCAGCTTTTTCTGGTTTAGCCTCGAAGAAGCAGAAATCCAATCTGCTGAGGAGATGATGCACAGTACAGGCACAAGCAACAGCTCTTCTCTCCAGACAGTAATTGTCTTTCATTTTGCAGGTACACAGGTACAGCCACTTACCTTTAAGGAACAAGGACACACCACCTTCCATCTGTGCTTTCCTCCAGCTCTCAGTTTTTTGCAACCTCCTTATATGCAAATTGTCATGTTTTCATGAAACTATGTGTTCCCCTCATGAGTAGAGGGGAACACATTCCTTCTTTTACAAAACAAGGAATAAAATTAATCTCAAAATTAAGTGCACAGAGGTAACATACATTTTAGATTTTTGAGGCCTATGGAGCTTTAAGAATTGTTGTTTAATAGCTCTTGCTCTAAGTTGTATCCAACTAGGAGATCTCCCCAGAATTGTTTGAATAAAAAAGGGACATTTTTGCTGCAGGACAAGTACATAAAAATAGCACCAAGAGCCCAGTCCTATGCTCAGgagattttgttttcccttgcaGGTACCTACACTGAGagttttttcttccctcactCTGTGGTTGATTTAGTTACTGTTAAAGAGAGAAAACTTACTTCTACCTATTTCCACAGCCTTTCACACCTTTCAGTGAGTATATTTCATTTACAGCACAAAGCTAATGGAAGCCGTCTTTGAACAGTGCATTTTAGACCCAAAGCACTTGAATTCTTTGAATTCCACACCCCCAAAGCTGCAGCCAAGAGTACAGAGTAATAGTTCCCTCTTGCTGGAATGCACCCTAAGAAGGACaacatttgaaataatttcagaatatgCTCTCAATATTACACCACACACAAAAGGAGATGGGATTACTTGGGTCAAAAAAATCAGATACTAAATATTACACTTAAAAGCAAACCATCAAGTCTTAGGGAAGACAAATGAATCTCATAAATCTTGGTCTTCCACAAAATATTTAGCCTACATTGCCTGTGTTTTCATCCCTGCTGGCCCTTGCTAAATATGAAATACAAGAACCTAAGTTTGTAGAGGAGAGTATCAGTGACCTACTAAAACCAAGGACTTCCACAGACACACTTTACTTATGGTCTACTGTAATGTTCCTCCTGCCCACTCTCTGCTACAGAGGCATGAAGGATTTCTCCATTCCACAAAGTTTAGGTTTTATTAGCCTGTTAGGTTTTTCTATACATTACTTCTCTAAATCTCTGGATGTTCGAATAATATACTTTGTTCATATTAAGAAAACACTACACAATTTTATTTGTAGAATATCAAGTTGAAAACAGATATAAAAGCAACAGAACATATAAACTTAATAGGAAACCcaactaaaataataaaacagtgTATTTTACTTGATAGTTTAATTTCAGTATGATCTTCAATAAAAACTTTACTCCTTTAAACCTGAGTACTTTAGCCTTTGTTATAATTTCTCCATTGTAGTAAAGAATCCTAAGTCACTTTAACAAACATTCTAATTAATAAATCCAGTAACACAACAAGTTTCTGTAGTGGTTCCCACTGCATGAATGCACATGGACAACACTATATATAATAAAGCCAAAGCATTTAACAAGCATGAAGAGATTTGCAATATGAATAAACTGAACACAAATCCAAGTGAACTCTACAATTACAGAGTTGTGTTAACACAAAggcacattttattttcattgtaaaTTCACATTTCTAGAAGGTTAAATTTTGTGCCCAGGCAACTTCAAGTCATGACAGCACAATCAGCCAAACAACTCTGATTGCACGTATCTGATTTTTCAATAGAAAAATCTGGCTTCTATTTCTTTAATCCAGTTttattaaagaagaaattaaattagaaataGAACGGCTCCCCCACCCATATTTACAGACTGCAAACTATATTGCTTTCTCATCAGAAATTCTAGTTTTCTTGTCAAATTTTGTTAAGCTTTGTAACTATCAGCACCCTCACAGTTTGGTCAAAAGCCCCACAGACACAAAGTCCCTTTTTGTCAGGGCTCCAGTCCAGGCTAGAGATGGGCTGTGTTGACAGAGTCACATTCTGCAAGAGACTAAGAGACCCTGCCACCCCCATCTCAGATCCTTCTGAATCTTTCTTCGAGCGCTGGGCTGGGTACTCACTGCCAAtgagaaaattaaacaaaaacagCTACTTAGAAATGTATTGATACAAACACATCATAATCCTCTTTATTTCCTGCTCTACAGATAAGGCAACTAAATGTCTTAAAAGTAATGAATAATCATATCCAGCTATATCTACACTGCATACTTCAGTAGACatttcatgaaagaaaaaaggatgtGGGAAGTTTTGAATCCTGACACCCCTATCCTACAGATCTTCATTTTCTAACTGGTTGGCTTTTACCACAGCCAGAAAACTTTCATCACAACTATGCTTCTGAAACTTAATGCACCAAATTAATTGCATGTAGGactattaaattatttttccatgtaatgtaagaaaatgtaaatataagaATGGTTAAGTCAAGgctttcaatatttttctcagATGTAACTGACACCATATTAGAATTTTAAGaaactcatttttttccatttttcaccTTGTTAACCAAGGATATAATTAGATCTTCATTACATGAAGACAACAAGGGCAAGATTCACCTATGCTGTAACATTTTTTCAGGGATTAATTCAAGGTTCCAAATCAAGTACTGACACTGAAATCACCCTTTCTACTGCATTTGTAAGCAATAATTTTAACCACATATTATGAGGTTGGAAGCCGGACCCCACTCATCATTTTCAGGAAGATTCTTTCTTAAAACATTAAATGGTTTATTTCTTAGTCCTGGCTGGAGAAGTGATCACTTACTATTTCCAGAGATGAAGGCTCCCAGATCCTCCACTTGTCATAAATATATCTCTGTTTTGTGGCAAGTGCCGAACCTGCCAAATTGTAGATTTTTGTGCCTAACAAAAGGAAATCAGCATTGTACAGAAGTCATTTGGAGATGAACTTCATTGGAAAGGACGCAGAATCTTAAAAAAGAGATCACTTGTATGAAAAGAGGCCAGCCTTCCCATAGTGGATGGTTAATTTCACTGTATGATATCTCTTAAAATCATTACTGGAAGGGACTATATTACACTgtgcaaacaaaacacagtcAACAACTCAAACCTCAGCCAGGGAACTAAGATCATTTGGCAACAGAAACCACTTcgggaaaaaccccaacacgTCCTCTGACTTAATGTATATCTGTCTGCAAACGTCCACTAGGAAAAGCTTAAATGCGCTAAATGAACAACAAATtctattttcacattttattacaaaattatttataaataaataagttaaatttattgttttattctcaaaaaaaattctttgattCAGAATCAAGTACCTCCAACACCTTATCTGCTCTGAATGATAGTATAGAAAATACTAAGAGATACTAAGTTGAAACTCAGCCTTTTCTAAAAAAAGGAAGTCCTAAAGAACTTCACAATAAAAGCGCCTTTTCTTGAATTACCACCAGATCTTGTTCactaaaaaaaacaaccaaccaaacaaaaaaacccaaataaaaacccaaaaacaacaaaaaaaaaaaaaaaaaaaaaaaaaatccacaaaaaaccaaaccaaaacagaaccaaaaaaaccccaacaaaacaacaaaaaacccacccaaaaaagCAACAcgaaccaaacaaaacaaaacaaaaaattatgaaGTAACCTGGGCATTTCTTACATATTTGTACTACACCTGTAGTAATTTAGAATTTAGAAAGTTTGTCTCTTATTAAGAAATTCTCAGTCTCCCCATACCTTCTCTGAAACAGAAGCAAAACCTTTGGTTGGATGCTGAGTTCTCATATCAAAAACATGGAATTTTCCCTCAAGCGATGTGGCCACCAGCTTATTCATATTTATATCTTTTCTGTCAAACTCCACACTGCAAACCTGGATATAGAACAAGATAAATTCAGTCTTGTAATTTAgtcactgttaaaaaaaatgggTGTTTTGTAATTTGTAAATATGTATTAATCATTGCTTAATTCCACAATAATATCATCATCAAACAGGAAATAAACATGTTGATCTGAAAACATTAATCCACTGAAAAATGTCCTCATCAAGAATGAGAGGGGTACAACATGCTGAACCtaaagaaaattattccttGGTACACTCTCAGCAGAAACATCTTCTGGGTAAGTTTCACACAGACAGagttcttttaatttttccatcCTACATAGGAGCTGGAATGAAAAACACTTTTGTGATTTCCTTACCCCATTCTTAATGTTGGTCTCCCATCGTAGTGACATGGTTTTTAAGTCAAACAATTTAATGTCCCCATTGTCATATCCGGCACATACAACACGTTCCTCTTGATTGTAAGCATTACCTGGACACAGAGAGAGAATTTaccagaaaacacaaaacctcTTTAGCCTGTAAATTTCGGAAGTTCCAGGCCTACAGTTTCAACTTCCATTTATACAAcaacaagaacaacaacaagTTGTTGGGATATTAAGATGTCCTGAACCGGATGCTTTTCAAACCTGAAGGGTCTAGAAAAATCTTGTGTAGGACACAAGCAACTTTGCTCTCtccaaagaaaaatgcagagctCACATCAACCATTGCTGTTTTCTTCAATTTGCTCTTAATTAATCAAGGGACTTCTCTTAAATTAACTGCTTCATGCTTGGTAGCTGCAGCTACACTACAACAGTGGTGAGCTCCCTGTACATGGCAACATTTACGCTCCTTCCAGACCACACAGCTAGATACACTATTTTTACATTTCTAGGCACATAAATAAAGCTTGCACAGCTTACCTGTGAAGCCACAGAATCATTAAtcatttatgttggaaaagaccttcaagatgATCAAGTCCAACTACAAATGGTGACCAAAAGTGATTAGAGAATGAATCCAAAACCCATCTAtcacaaacccacaaaactggtttattttgaagaaaaaaacccacacataAATTTTCAAGTGTAGAAAAGTAAAACCTGCTACTTATACATCCATACAAAATAAAGTATTCCATAACATCCTGAAATATATTGACAATCATCAAAACACAGTCATGTGAGAGGGAGGAATGGTCATAGTCTGATCAATTACCAAATGCCACAGTCCAGCAGTCTCTTTTGCTCTCCCCCTGTAGAGGTTCCATATTAGCCACAGGAGTGTCCTTCTGCCTTGGGTCCCACACCTTCACAGTTCCTGGGAAAGACAATAGATTTTGTATTAGGAATACATTGTCATACTGTGTTCACCTTCCCAGGAAAGCCCTTTGCTTTTCATCTTAATCATTCAAAAGACAGGAGCAACTCTTTCAACTCTAGCAAGCCGCACTTTGTTTTGTCGACATAAGAAAGAACCACAGAACTACACAGAAACAGGGTGAAAGCATTTGTTAAAGATGTATTTTCTCTGGCtgatattttgcatttattatgGTTTGTGTTCCTTCTGTCTCATGCCCAGtgacaacagtaccttttgcTTATCTGTGGCTTCTAGAAGAATTAGAGAAAATGGGTCCCAAGAAAGATTCAAAAGACAGTGTACAAAGAACTAGTTGCTACAGCTTGTAACTAGTTCAGATGGCAGACTATGCCCTGCCATCAAGGGCTTGCAGGCTCACACGAACTGGGAAGACTTGCAGAGTTCACTAACTCACCATCTCGACTGCCAGTCACAATTTCTGGTGCACCTTCCCCAATTCCTAAGCCACCTACACCATCTATACTGTTTATGATTTCCTTATGACCTTTCACAGAATACACTGGTATTTCAGGAGCTTCTAAATTCCtaggcaagaaagaaaaagaacagaaaacatggCATTTTTCCTTGACACTCAGGATTTgtataaaaatgaaaggaaactTGAGCACAAATCATAAAAGCTCAGATTAACGGTGAGAACAAATATGGATATCACCACTAAGAACCATGAGTCtttgtttgatttcttttttggcTACTGCTTTGGACTGCTCCAAAAGGTCTGGCTCTGTTCTGAACCTCCCTGTTTGTAAAGGCAGTTGTGAGATTCACCACAGCAACCACTCAGGACCAGTTTTACACGCTGGGCTCAAAAATGAATCACACTACAGATCAAGATACTACAAGTGTCTTTACTTTCAGTAGGTCCATAAAATAATTTGGCTCATTGATCCTCACCTAGCTCTGACTACTGCTAACTTCAGTAATAATAGGTGACCATTATTAATGCTAACTTCAGTAATAATAGGTGACTGTTGTATCCAGCCATGAGTTTCATGATTCTTTCCCACCAATTCCCATTCTTTGAGAATCcttcagaattttattttacatttcaacTAGTAGCTGTCCATGTAATTCTTGCTATTCCAACAAGAACCAGTAGCTCCTTGACACAGGGCAatataataatgataataaaaaaatccccttttgaCACTACTACTTTATTTGACCATAAATTTACCTAGACATTAATTACACCAATAATTCAGGGACATAGAGGAAGTATTTGAAATGtcaagattaaaaatatttattta
This window of the Ammospiza nelsoni isolate bAmmNel1 chromosome 3, bAmmNel1.pri, whole genome shotgun sequence genome carries:
- the DNAAF10 gene encoding dynein axonemal assembly factor 10 isoform X2, with translation MKLKVQLAFNNILIEKPKPVKCGTFGATSLQQRYLATGDFDGNLNIWNLEAPEIPVYSVKGHKEIINSIDGVGGLGIGEGAPEIVTGSRDGTVKVWDPRQKDTPVANMEPLQGESKRDCWTVAFGNAYNQEERVVCAGYDNGDIKLFDLKTMSLRWETNIKNGVCSVEFDRKDINMNKLVATSLEGKFHVFDMRTQHPTKGFASVSEKAQKSTIWQVRHLPQNRDIFMTSGGSGSLHLWKYEYPAQRSKKDSEGSEMGVAGSLSLLQNVTLSTQPISSLDWSPDKKGLCVCGAFDQTVRVLIVTKLNKI
- the DNAAF10 gene encoding dynein axonemal assembly factor 10 isoform X1, translated to MSAVLGLERPQVVSHVQQALSYTVFDCKWVPRSARLMCLGSAARGTGIIQLYELHGARLEVLREIEKPKPVKCGTFGATSLQQRYLATGDFDGNLNIWNLEAPEIPVYSVKGHKEIINSIDGVGGLGIGEGAPEIVTGSRDGTVKVWDPRQKDTPVANMEPLQGESKRDCWTVAFGNAYNQEERVVCAGYDNGDIKLFDLKTMSLRWETNIKNGVCSVEFDRKDINMNKLVATSLEGKFHVFDMRTQHPTKGFASVSEKAQKSTIWQVRHLPQNRDIFMTSGGSGSLHLWKYEYPAQRSKKDSEGSEMGVAGSLSLLQNVTLSTQPISSLDWSPDKKGLCVCGAFDQTVRVLIVTKLNKI